Proteins encoded by one window of Esox lucius isolate fEsoLuc1 chromosome 4, fEsoLuc1.pri, whole genome shotgun sequence:
- the csf1ra gene encoding macrophage colony-stimulating factor 1 receptor isoform X3: MLLYLAFLLGILPIVAQAEWQRPVIKLNSQLVFGPEVVLTKGTQLVLRCEGNGPVNWLTRLAKHRKFISKGNSTVKTFKVDKLSAEHTGTYTCEYTSVDVKRPNLVSTVHVYVKDPAGLFTTSTTALRVVKKEGEDCLLPCLLTDPEATDLGLRMENNTSTPPGMNYTVDPHRGIFIRNLHPSFNADYVCTAKLNGLEMISKAFSINVIQRLRFPPYVFVENDEYVRIVGEKLIIRCTTHNPNFNYNVTWTYNSKKASRFTIEEKVSSEENNRLDIVSILTIFSVDQSDTGNITCIGVNEAGVNSSTTSLLVVEEPYIRLAPQLSSKLAHQGLSIEVNEGEDLKLSVLVEAYPQIIAQHWDTPSTSATQEHTFTRYNNRYSATLLLKRMNAQEQGQYTFNARSAMANGSITFQVQMYQRPVAVVRWENITTLTCTSSGYPAPIIFWYQCFGIRETCNENTTGVQMPTPLLAQTFETQREEYGAVEVESVLTVGQSNHRMTVECVAFNLVGVSKDTFAIEVSDKLFTSTLLGAAGILAILILLLIILLYKYKQKPRYEIRWKIIQATDGNNYTFIDPTQLPYNEKWEFPRDKLKLGKILGAGAFGKVVEATAYGLGKEDNVMRVAVKMLKASAHSDEREALMSELKILSHLGQHKNIVNLLGACTQAGPVLVITEYCSHGDLLNFLRHKQETFLNFVMNMPEVPEETSNYKNLSEKNQFIRSDSGISSVCSDSYLEMRPARQHISSSLDSVCDEGGPDSWPLDMDDLLRFSHQVAQGLDFLAAKNCIHRDVAARNVLLTDRHVAKICDFGLARDIMNDSNYVVKGNARLPVKWMAPESIFDCIYTVQSDVWSYGILLWEIFSLGKSPYPNILVDTKFYKMIKCGYQMSRPDFAAPEMYDIMKSCWNLEPMERPTFSKISQLIQRLLGEEPKHPDQQVTYQNVQEQDMQGEELDPCADDEETKFCDGSCDQSCENEEEEQPLMKTNNYQFC, translated from the exons ATGCTGCTCTACCTGGCCTTTCTTCTAGGGATCCTGCCCATAGTAGCTCAAG CAGAATGGCAGCGTCCTGTAATAAAGCTCAACTCCCAACTCGTGTTTGGGCCTGAGGTAGTGCTAACCAAGGGCACTCAACTGGTCCTGAGGTGTGAGGGCAACGGGCCAGTCAACTGGCTCACCCGGTTGGCCAAACATAGGAAATTCATCTCCAAGGGCAACAGCACTGTCAAAACCTTCAAAGTGGACAAACTGTCGGCAGAGCACACTGGGACATATACATGTGAATATACCAGCGTGGATGTCAAGCGCCCGAACCTGGTCTCCACAGTTCATGTTTATGTGAAAG ACCCAGCCGGCCTTTTCACAACCAGCACCACGGCCCTACGTGTGGTGAAGAAGGAGGGGGAGGACTGCCTGCTCCCCTGCCTGCTTACTGACCCGGAGGCCACAGACCTCGGTCTCCGCATGGAAAACAACACCTCCACACCACCAGGGATGAACTACACAGTCGACCCCCACAGAGGCATCTTCATCCGCAACCTCCACCCGAGCTTCAACGCTGATTACGTCTGCACTGCCAAGCTCAACGGCCTGGAGATGATCTCCAAGGCTTTTTCCATCAACGTCATCCAAA GGCTACGTTTCCCGCCGTACGTGTTCGTGGAGAACGACGAGTATGTCCGTATTGTTGGAGAAAAGCTGATAATCCGCTGCACCACCCACAATCCAAACTTCAACTATAATGTCACGTGGACTTACAACTCCAAGAAGGCAAGC AGATTCACCATAGAAGAGAAAGTCAGCTCTGAGGAGAATAACCGTCTGGACATTGTGAGCATCCTGACAATTTTCTCAGTGGACCAGTCAGACACTGGCAACATAACCTGCATCGGCGTTAACGAGGCTGGAGTAAACAGTTCCACCACCTCCTTGCTAGTTGTAG AGGAACCCTACATCCGTCTGGCCCCGCAACTGTCCTCCAAGCTGGCCCACCAAGGCCTGTCCATCGAGGTGAACGAGGGAGAGGACTTAAAGCTCAGTGTCCTGGTCGAGGCTTACCCCCAGATCATAGCCCAGCACTGGGACACACCCAGCACCTCTGCCACACAGGAACACACCTTCACACGCTACAACAACAG ATATTCTGCTACCCTGCTGCTGAAGAGAATGAATGCACAAGAGCAGGGCCAGTACACTTTCAATGCCAGGAGTGCCATGGCCAACGGATCCATAACATTCCAAGTGCAAATGTATC AGAGGCCAGTTGCCGTGGTGAGGTGGGAAAACATCACCACCCTCACATGCACATCATCGGGTTACCCTGCTCCCATCATCTTCTGGTACCAATGTTTTGGAATACGAGAAAC GTGCAATGAGAACACCACAGGGGTACAGATGCCAACGCCTCTCCTGGCCCAAACGTTTGAGACCCAGAGGGAGGAATACGGAGCGGTCGAGGTGGAGAGCGTCTTGACCGTGGGGCAGTCCAACCATAGGATGACCGTGGAGTGTGTGGCTTTTAACCTGGTTGGAGTCAGCAAAGACACCTTTGCCATTGAAGTTTCTG ATAAACTGTTCACCTCCACCCTATTGGGTGCAGCCGGTATTTTGGCCATTCTCATCCTGCTCCTTATAATCCTTCTCTACAAGTATAAGCAG AAACCAAGATATGAGATCCGATGGAAGATCATTCAGGCCACTGATGGAAACAACTACACGTTCATTGACCCAACTCAGCTGCCTTACAATGAAAAGTGGGAGTTTCCCAGAGATAAGCTCAAGCTAG GAAAGATCCTGGGTGCCGGGGCCTTTGGTAAGGTGGTGGAGGCCACTGCCTATGGCCTGGGAAAGGAAGACAATGTGATGCGAGTAGCTGTCAAGATGCTCAAAG CTAGTGCCCACTCGGATGAGAGAGAAGCTCTGATGTCAGAACTGAAAATCCTGAGTCACCTGGGACAGCACAAGAATATTGTCAACCTGCTGGGAGCCTGCACTCAGGCGG GACCTGTACTGGTGATCACTGAGTACTGTAGTCATGGAGACCTTCTGAACTTCCTTCGACACAAGCAGGAGACCTTTCTGAACTTTGTCATGAACATGCCCGAGGTCCCAGAAGAGACCAGCAACTACAAGAATCTCAGCGAGAAGAATCAGTTCATCAGAAG TGACAGTGGGATCTccagtgtgtgttctgacagctATCTGGAGATGAGGCCTGCCCGCCAGCACATCAGCTCCTCTCTGG ACTCTGTGTGTGACGAAGGTGGTCCGGACTCATGGCCTTTGGACATGGATGACCTGCTGAGATTCTCCCATCAGGTAGCTCAGGGACTGGACTTCCTGGCAGCCAAGAAT TGCATTCACCGGGACGTGGCAGCCCGGAACGTTCTCCTAACAGACCGCCATGTTGCTAAGATCTGTGACTTTGGCCTGGCGCGTGACATCATGAACGACTCCAACTATGTGGTGAAGGGAAAT GCTCGCCTGCCTGTGAAGTGGATGGCTCCAGAGAGTATCTTCGACTGTATCTACACTGTGCAGAGTGATGTCTGGTCCTACGGGATTCTGCTATGGGAGATCTTCTCGCTGG GGAAGAGCCCCTACCCCAATATCCTGGTGGATACAAAATTCTACAAGATGATAAAGTGTGGGTATCAGATGTCTCGGCCAGACTTTGCCGCTCCAGAAAT GTATGACATCATGAAATCGTGCTGGAATCTGGAACCGATGGAGCGCCCCACTTTCAGTAAGATCAGTCAACTGATTCAAAGACTACTGGGGGAGGAGCCAAAACATCCAGACCAG CAGGTGACATACCAAAACGTCCAAGAGCAGGACATGCAGGGTGAAGAACTAGATCCATGTGCTGATGATGAAGAGACAAAGTTTTGTGATGGCTCTTGTGACCAGTCATGTGAGAATGAAGAGGAGGAGCAACCGCTGATGAAGACCAACAACTATCAGTTCTGCTGA
- the csf1ra gene encoding macrophage colony-stimulating factor 1 receptor isoform X1, translated as MLLYLAFLLGILPIVAQAEWQRPVIKLNSQLVFGPEVVLTKGTQLVLRCEGNGPVNWLTRLAKHRKFISKGNSTVKTFKVDKLSAEHTGTYTCEYTSVDVKRPNLVSTVHVYVKDPAGLFTTSTTALRVVKKEGEDCLLPCLLTDPEATDLGLRMENNTSTPPGMNYTVDPHRGIFIRNLHPSFNADYVCTAKLNGLEMISKAFSINVIQRLRFPPYVFVENDEYVRIVGEKLIIRCTTHNPNFNYNVTWTYNSKKASRFTIEEKVSSEENNRLDIVSILTIFSVDQSDTGNITCIGVNEAGVNSSTTSLLVVEEPYIRLAPQLSSKLAHQGLSIEVNEGEDLKLSVLVEAYPQIIAQHWDTPSTSATQEHTFTRYNNRYSATLLLKRMNAQEQGQYTFNARSAMANGSITFQVQMYQRPVAVVRWENITTLTCTSSGYPAPIIFWYQCFGIRETCNENTTGVQMPTPLLAQTFETQREEYGAVEVESVLTVGQSNHRMTVECVAFNLVGVSKDTFAIEVSDKLFTSTLLGAAGILAILILLLIILLYKYKQKPRYEIRWKIIQATDGNNYTFIDPTQLPYNEKWEFPRDKLKLGKILGAGAFGKVVEATAYGLGKEDNVMRVAVKMLKASAHSDEREALMSELKILSHLGQHKNIVNLLGACTQAGPVLVITEYCSHGDLLNFLRHKQETFLNFVMNMPEVPEETSNYKNLSEKNQFIRSDSGISSVCSDSYLEMRPARQHISSSLDSVCDEGGPDSWPLDMDDLLRFSHQVAQGLDFLAAKNCIHRDVAARNVLLTDRHVAKICDFGLARDIMNDSNYVVKGNARLPVKWMAPESIFDCIYTVQSDVWSYGILLWEIFSLGKSPYPNILVDTKFYKMIKCGYQMSRPDFAAPEMYDIMKSCWNLEPMERPTFSKISQLIQRLLGEEPKHPDQQQVTYQNVQEQDMQGEELDPCADDEETKFCDGSCDQSCENEEEEQPLMKTNNYQFC; from the exons ATGCTGCTCTACCTGGCCTTTCTTCTAGGGATCCTGCCCATAGTAGCTCAAG CAGAATGGCAGCGTCCTGTAATAAAGCTCAACTCCCAACTCGTGTTTGGGCCTGAGGTAGTGCTAACCAAGGGCACTCAACTGGTCCTGAGGTGTGAGGGCAACGGGCCAGTCAACTGGCTCACCCGGTTGGCCAAACATAGGAAATTCATCTCCAAGGGCAACAGCACTGTCAAAACCTTCAAAGTGGACAAACTGTCGGCAGAGCACACTGGGACATATACATGTGAATATACCAGCGTGGATGTCAAGCGCCCGAACCTGGTCTCCACAGTTCATGTTTATGTGAAAG ACCCAGCCGGCCTTTTCACAACCAGCACCACGGCCCTACGTGTGGTGAAGAAGGAGGGGGAGGACTGCCTGCTCCCCTGCCTGCTTACTGACCCGGAGGCCACAGACCTCGGTCTCCGCATGGAAAACAACACCTCCACACCACCAGGGATGAACTACACAGTCGACCCCCACAGAGGCATCTTCATCCGCAACCTCCACCCGAGCTTCAACGCTGATTACGTCTGCACTGCCAAGCTCAACGGCCTGGAGATGATCTCCAAGGCTTTTTCCATCAACGTCATCCAAA GGCTACGTTTCCCGCCGTACGTGTTCGTGGAGAACGACGAGTATGTCCGTATTGTTGGAGAAAAGCTGATAATCCGCTGCACCACCCACAATCCAAACTTCAACTATAATGTCACGTGGACTTACAACTCCAAGAAGGCAAGC AGATTCACCATAGAAGAGAAAGTCAGCTCTGAGGAGAATAACCGTCTGGACATTGTGAGCATCCTGACAATTTTCTCAGTGGACCAGTCAGACACTGGCAACATAACCTGCATCGGCGTTAACGAGGCTGGAGTAAACAGTTCCACCACCTCCTTGCTAGTTGTAG AGGAACCCTACATCCGTCTGGCCCCGCAACTGTCCTCCAAGCTGGCCCACCAAGGCCTGTCCATCGAGGTGAACGAGGGAGAGGACTTAAAGCTCAGTGTCCTGGTCGAGGCTTACCCCCAGATCATAGCCCAGCACTGGGACACACCCAGCACCTCTGCCACACAGGAACACACCTTCACACGCTACAACAACAG ATATTCTGCTACCCTGCTGCTGAAGAGAATGAATGCACAAGAGCAGGGCCAGTACACTTTCAATGCCAGGAGTGCCATGGCCAACGGATCCATAACATTCCAAGTGCAAATGTATC AGAGGCCAGTTGCCGTGGTGAGGTGGGAAAACATCACCACCCTCACATGCACATCATCGGGTTACCCTGCTCCCATCATCTTCTGGTACCAATGTTTTGGAATACGAGAAAC GTGCAATGAGAACACCACAGGGGTACAGATGCCAACGCCTCTCCTGGCCCAAACGTTTGAGACCCAGAGGGAGGAATACGGAGCGGTCGAGGTGGAGAGCGTCTTGACCGTGGGGCAGTCCAACCATAGGATGACCGTGGAGTGTGTGGCTTTTAACCTGGTTGGAGTCAGCAAAGACACCTTTGCCATTGAAGTTTCTG ATAAACTGTTCACCTCCACCCTATTGGGTGCAGCCGGTATTTTGGCCATTCTCATCCTGCTCCTTATAATCCTTCTCTACAAGTATAAGCAG AAACCAAGATATGAGATCCGATGGAAGATCATTCAGGCCACTGATGGAAACAACTACACGTTCATTGACCCAACTCAGCTGCCTTACAATGAAAAGTGGGAGTTTCCCAGAGATAAGCTCAAGCTAG GAAAGATCCTGGGTGCCGGGGCCTTTGGTAAGGTGGTGGAGGCCACTGCCTATGGCCTGGGAAAGGAAGACAATGTGATGCGAGTAGCTGTCAAGATGCTCAAAG CTAGTGCCCACTCGGATGAGAGAGAAGCTCTGATGTCAGAACTGAAAATCCTGAGTCACCTGGGACAGCACAAGAATATTGTCAACCTGCTGGGAGCCTGCACTCAGGCGG GACCTGTACTGGTGATCACTGAGTACTGTAGTCATGGAGACCTTCTGAACTTCCTTCGACACAAGCAGGAGACCTTTCTGAACTTTGTCATGAACATGCCCGAGGTCCCAGAAGAGACCAGCAACTACAAGAATCTCAGCGAGAAGAATCAGTTCATCAGAAG TGACAGTGGGATCTccagtgtgtgttctgacagctATCTGGAGATGAGGCCTGCCCGCCAGCACATCAGCTCCTCTCTGG ACTCTGTGTGTGACGAAGGTGGTCCGGACTCATGGCCTTTGGACATGGATGACCTGCTGAGATTCTCCCATCAGGTAGCTCAGGGACTGGACTTCCTGGCAGCCAAGAAT TGCATTCACCGGGACGTGGCAGCCCGGAACGTTCTCCTAACAGACCGCCATGTTGCTAAGATCTGTGACTTTGGCCTGGCGCGTGACATCATGAACGACTCCAACTATGTGGTGAAGGGAAAT GCTCGCCTGCCTGTGAAGTGGATGGCTCCAGAGAGTATCTTCGACTGTATCTACACTGTGCAGAGTGATGTCTGGTCCTACGGGATTCTGCTATGGGAGATCTTCTCGCTGG GGAAGAGCCCCTACCCCAATATCCTGGTGGATACAAAATTCTACAAGATGATAAAGTGTGGGTATCAGATGTCTCGGCCAGACTTTGCCGCTCCAGAAAT GTATGACATCATGAAATCGTGCTGGAATCTGGAACCGATGGAGCGCCCCACTTTCAGTAAGATCAGTCAACTGATTCAAAGACTACTGGGGGAGGAGCCAAAACATCCAGACCAG cAGCAGGTGACATACCAAAACGTCCAAGAGCAGGACATGCAGGGTGAAGAACTAGATCCATGTGCTGATGATGAAGAGACAAAGTTTTGTGATGGCTCTTGTGACCAGTCATGTGAGAATGAAGAGGAGGAGCAACCGCTGATGAAGACCAACAACTATCAGTTCTGCTGA
- the csf1ra gene encoding macrophage colony-stimulating factor 1 receptor isoform X4 codes for MLLYLAFLLGILPIVAQAEWQRPVIKLNSQLVFGPEVVLTKGTQLVLRCEGNGPVNWLTRLAKHRKFISKGNSTVKTFKVDKLSAEHTGTYTCEYTSVDVKRPNLVSTVHVYVKDPAGLFTTSTTALRVVKKEGEDCLLPCLLTDPEATDLGLRMENNTSTPPGMNYTVDPHRGIFIRNLHPSFNADYVCTAKLNGLEMISKAFSINVIQRLRFPPYVFVENDEYVRIVGEKLIIRCTTHNPNFNYNVTWTYNSKKRFTIEEKVSSEENNRLDIVSILTIFSVDQSDTGNITCIGVNEAGVNSSTTSLLVVEEPYIRLAPQLSSKLAHQGLSIEVNEGEDLKLSVLVEAYPQIIAQHWDTPSTSATQEHTFTRYNNRYSATLLLKRMNAQEQGQYTFNARSAMANGSITFQVQMYQRPVAVVRWENITTLTCTSSGYPAPIIFWYQCFGIRETCNENTTGVQMPTPLLAQTFETQREEYGAVEVESVLTVGQSNHRMTVECVAFNLVGVSKDTFAIEVSDKLFTSTLLGAAGILAILILLLIILLYKYKQKPRYEIRWKIIQATDGNNYTFIDPTQLPYNEKWEFPRDKLKLGKILGAGAFGKVVEATAYGLGKEDNVMRVAVKMLKASAHSDEREALMSELKILSHLGQHKNIVNLLGACTQAGPVLVITEYCSHGDLLNFLRHKQETFLNFVMNMPEVPEETSNYKNLSEKNQFIRSDSGISSVCSDSYLEMRPARQHISSSLDSVCDEGGPDSWPLDMDDLLRFSHQVAQGLDFLAAKNCIHRDVAARNVLLTDRHVAKICDFGLARDIMNDSNYVVKGNARLPVKWMAPESIFDCIYTVQSDVWSYGILLWEIFSLGKSPYPNILVDTKFYKMIKCGYQMSRPDFAAPEMYDIMKSCWNLEPMERPTFSKISQLIQRLLGEEPKHPDQQQVTYQNVQEQDMQGEELDPCADDEETKFCDGSCDQSCENEEEEQPLMKTNNYQFC; via the exons ATGCTGCTCTACCTGGCCTTTCTTCTAGGGATCCTGCCCATAGTAGCTCAAG CAGAATGGCAGCGTCCTGTAATAAAGCTCAACTCCCAACTCGTGTTTGGGCCTGAGGTAGTGCTAACCAAGGGCACTCAACTGGTCCTGAGGTGTGAGGGCAACGGGCCAGTCAACTGGCTCACCCGGTTGGCCAAACATAGGAAATTCATCTCCAAGGGCAACAGCACTGTCAAAACCTTCAAAGTGGACAAACTGTCGGCAGAGCACACTGGGACATATACATGTGAATATACCAGCGTGGATGTCAAGCGCCCGAACCTGGTCTCCACAGTTCATGTTTATGTGAAAG ACCCAGCCGGCCTTTTCACAACCAGCACCACGGCCCTACGTGTGGTGAAGAAGGAGGGGGAGGACTGCCTGCTCCCCTGCCTGCTTACTGACCCGGAGGCCACAGACCTCGGTCTCCGCATGGAAAACAACACCTCCACACCACCAGGGATGAACTACACAGTCGACCCCCACAGAGGCATCTTCATCCGCAACCTCCACCCGAGCTTCAACGCTGATTACGTCTGCACTGCCAAGCTCAACGGCCTGGAGATGATCTCCAAGGCTTTTTCCATCAACGTCATCCAAA GGCTACGTTTCCCGCCGTACGTGTTCGTGGAGAACGACGAGTATGTCCGTATTGTTGGAGAAAAGCTGATAATCCGCTGCACCACCCACAATCCAAACTTCAACTATAATGTCACGTGGACTTACAACTCCAAGAAG AGATTCACCATAGAAGAGAAAGTCAGCTCTGAGGAGAATAACCGTCTGGACATTGTGAGCATCCTGACAATTTTCTCAGTGGACCAGTCAGACACTGGCAACATAACCTGCATCGGCGTTAACGAGGCTGGAGTAAACAGTTCCACCACCTCCTTGCTAGTTGTAG AGGAACCCTACATCCGTCTGGCCCCGCAACTGTCCTCCAAGCTGGCCCACCAAGGCCTGTCCATCGAGGTGAACGAGGGAGAGGACTTAAAGCTCAGTGTCCTGGTCGAGGCTTACCCCCAGATCATAGCCCAGCACTGGGACACACCCAGCACCTCTGCCACACAGGAACACACCTTCACACGCTACAACAACAG ATATTCTGCTACCCTGCTGCTGAAGAGAATGAATGCACAAGAGCAGGGCCAGTACACTTTCAATGCCAGGAGTGCCATGGCCAACGGATCCATAACATTCCAAGTGCAAATGTATC AGAGGCCAGTTGCCGTGGTGAGGTGGGAAAACATCACCACCCTCACATGCACATCATCGGGTTACCCTGCTCCCATCATCTTCTGGTACCAATGTTTTGGAATACGAGAAAC GTGCAATGAGAACACCACAGGGGTACAGATGCCAACGCCTCTCCTGGCCCAAACGTTTGAGACCCAGAGGGAGGAATACGGAGCGGTCGAGGTGGAGAGCGTCTTGACCGTGGGGCAGTCCAACCATAGGATGACCGTGGAGTGTGTGGCTTTTAACCTGGTTGGAGTCAGCAAAGACACCTTTGCCATTGAAGTTTCTG ATAAACTGTTCACCTCCACCCTATTGGGTGCAGCCGGTATTTTGGCCATTCTCATCCTGCTCCTTATAATCCTTCTCTACAAGTATAAGCAG AAACCAAGATATGAGATCCGATGGAAGATCATTCAGGCCACTGATGGAAACAACTACACGTTCATTGACCCAACTCAGCTGCCTTACAATGAAAAGTGGGAGTTTCCCAGAGATAAGCTCAAGCTAG GAAAGATCCTGGGTGCCGGGGCCTTTGGTAAGGTGGTGGAGGCCACTGCCTATGGCCTGGGAAAGGAAGACAATGTGATGCGAGTAGCTGTCAAGATGCTCAAAG CTAGTGCCCACTCGGATGAGAGAGAAGCTCTGATGTCAGAACTGAAAATCCTGAGTCACCTGGGACAGCACAAGAATATTGTCAACCTGCTGGGAGCCTGCACTCAGGCGG GACCTGTACTGGTGATCACTGAGTACTGTAGTCATGGAGACCTTCTGAACTTCCTTCGACACAAGCAGGAGACCTTTCTGAACTTTGTCATGAACATGCCCGAGGTCCCAGAAGAGACCAGCAACTACAAGAATCTCAGCGAGAAGAATCAGTTCATCAGAAG TGACAGTGGGATCTccagtgtgtgttctgacagctATCTGGAGATGAGGCCTGCCCGCCAGCACATCAGCTCCTCTCTGG ACTCTGTGTGTGACGAAGGTGGTCCGGACTCATGGCCTTTGGACATGGATGACCTGCTGAGATTCTCCCATCAGGTAGCTCAGGGACTGGACTTCCTGGCAGCCAAGAAT TGCATTCACCGGGACGTGGCAGCCCGGAACGTTCTCCTAACAGACCGCCATGTTGCTAAGATCTGTGACTTTGGCCTGGCGCGTGACATCATGAACGACTCCAACTATGTGGTGAAGGGAAAT GCTCGCCTGCCTGTGAAGTGGATGGCTCCAGAGAGTATCTTCGACTGTATCTACACTGTGCAGAGTGATGTCTGGTCCTACGGGATTCTGCTATGGGAGATCTTCTCGCTGG GGAAGAGCCCCTACCCCAATATCCTGGTGGATACAAAATTCTACAAGATGATAAAGTGTGGGTATCAGATGTCTCGGCCAGACTTTGCCGCTCCAGAAAT GTATGACATCATGAAATCGTGCTGGAATCTGGAACCGATGGAGCGCCCCACTTTCAGTAAGATCAGTCAACTGATTCAAAGACTACTGGGGGAGGAGCCAAAACATCCAGACCAG cAGCAGGTGACATACCAAAACGTCCAAGAGCAGGACATGCAGGGTGAAGAACTAGATCCATGTGCTGATGATGAAGAGACAAAGTTTTGTGATGGCTCTTGTGACCAGTCATGTGAGAATGAAGAGGAGGAGCAACCGCTGATGAAGACCAACAACTATCAGTTCTGCTGA